One segment of Salvelinus alpinus chromosome 1, SLU_Salpinus.1, whole genome shotgun sequence DNA contains the following:
- the LOC139534046 gene encoding arf-GAP with Rho-GAP domain, ANK repeat and PH domain-containing protein 1-like isoform X6, whose protein sequence is MEMSLMNFSFTSGQRDSGVSLISKQGYLDMNGLRSKVYVVICADRVFLYGNAEEHSQGVGITYIEMNVGTVKSTDKRSFNLTTFYRTFSFLAESAQQRDQWVEALQDCVSRSLSSDVVAQKIWAVEANQRCADCGAPHPDWASVNLCVVLCKCCAGVHRGLGQSVSKVRSLRMDEKVWTDNLIQVFLLGNNRVNLFWAANMPPSEALHPSSDSEKRQRFVSAKYCQGKYRRYHALFGQQEALNKALCSTVQTDDVLETLSLVFCGADVNCYTGDPELPSPVSVAQHYGQILQVEFLTHNHNTDLPGSRAGDHTLLEAALPVSHTGYLFKTASSIRPVTECKAKGDFSRRWCSLNQGNFSYYESEKSSSQSGGLKMSDVLCLLVNPPGKHGYAHSFELYHDSGRVYLFGEDSSDKVKGWIKAIAKALVPSAAEDLVCWPFERVGRLRYTEGQSHHSPLLGWFSLGGSRLLLLLHGADRVENIDLRKIKELSMEQEAGAVVLVDGGRSLRVEGDRRPDFQGWLSGLQQGSGRGDGSLDQQQLTDTDVPVIVDRCMSYITQHGLKSEGIYRRCGVNSKIAALLFFLRHDARQVRLSEEERQVDDVANVLKRFLREVGEGVFNGHQASLPWLHTTTISEMSERVSQYQALLHSLPRVNRATLGAVINHLYCVQCFADENQMNMHNLAIVFGPTLFQMDGTDNSAGQVVEDLIQNYQDIFNVDAEQFQRQLDMISHVIKAQKEHTKEGSPSPLTICGVYLERKEEGSELLVQISQEVSAEELVCKVLRRRNIPPQQGDYWSCFLVDDNQEIERPLHYQERALTIYFSLGKDCHLVVKKNCYMEAILTYIAGRVDVSRNGLIKFCEEKGQRGKGTFSRRLCVLSGLSLRLYKEVKSSQPERECPVHALKVYCGIKRKLQPPSCWGMTVLCEKAVRDIQQWYLCCESKNELIEWLATFMRLQHDCDLWPAASRLDS, encoded by the exons ATGGAGATGTCCCTTATGAACTTCAGTTTTACTAGTGGACAGCGTGATAGTGGAGTCTCTCTCATTAGTAAACAAGGATACCTGGATATGAATGGACTGCGCTCCAAGGTCTATGTAGTCATCTGTGCAGACAGGGTCTTCCTCTACGGGAACGCTGAG GAGCACAGCCAGGGTGTTGGCATCACCTACATTGAGATGAATGTGGGTACTGTGAAGAGCACAGACAAACGGTCCTTCAACCTCACCACCTTCTACAGAACATTCAG TTTCCTGGCCGAGTCGGCGCAGCAGAGGGATCAGTGGGTGGAGGCCCTGCAGGACTGTGTCAGTCGCTCTCTGTCCAGCGATGTGGTGGCCCAGAAGATCTGGGCTGTGGAGGCCAACCAGCGCTGTGCAGACTGTGGCGCCCCCCATCCAGACTGGGCATCTGTCAACCTCTGTGTGGTCCTTTGCAAGTGCTGTGCAG GCGTGCACAGGGGTCTGGGCCAGAGTGTGTCCAAAGTTCGCAGTCTGAGAATGGATGAAAAGGTGTGGACTGATAACCTTATTCAG gTGTTCCTGTTAGGTAACAACAGGGTAAACCTGTTCTGGGCAGCTAACATGCCACCAAGCGAGGCGCTCCACCCATCAAGTGATAGTGAGAAACGCCAGCGCTTTGTCTCTGCTAAGTACTGTCAGGGGAAATACCGTCGCTACCATGCTCTGTTTGGCCAACAGGAGGCCCTCAACaaa GCTCTGTGCAGTACCGTTCAGACGGATGATGTATTGGAGACTCTGTCTCTGGTGTTCTGTGGAGCAGATGTGAACTGTTATACAGGTGATCCAGAGCTGCCCAGCCCTGTGTCCGTGGCCCAACACTATGGACAGATACTACAGGTGGAGTTCTTAACTCACAACCACAACACAG ATCTGCCAGGGTCTAGGGCTGGAGATCACACACTCCTAGAGGCTGCTCTCCCCGTCTCACACACTGGTTATCTCTTCAAGACCGCTTCCTCAATACGGCCAGTAACAGAGTGCAAAGCAAAAGGAG ATTTTAGCCGTCGATGGTGCTCTCTGAACCAAGGTAACTTCAGCTACTATGAGAGTGAGAAGAGCTCCAGTCAGAGCGGCGGGTTGAAGATGAGTGATGTTCTGTGTCTGTTGGTCAATCCCCCAGGGAAACATGG TTATGCCCATTCCTTTGAGCTGTACCATGACTCTGGGAGAGTCTATCTATTTGGAGAAGACTCCTCTGACAAAGTGAAAGGGTGGATCAAGGCCATCGCCAAG GCGCTGGtcccctctgcagcagaggaccTGGTGTGCTGGCCCTTTGAGAGGGTGGGCCGGTTGCGCTACACTGAGGGCCAGAGCCACCATAGCCCCCTCCTGGGCTGGTTCTCCCTGGGGGGCTCCAGACTGCTCCTACTCCTCCACGGAGCAGATCGAGTGGAGAACATCGACCTGCGCAAAATAAAGGAGCTCT CCATGGAGCAGGAGGCTGGTGCTGTGGTGCTGGTGGACGGAGGCAGGAGCCTGCGTGTGGAGGGGGACAGGAGGCCTGACTTCCAGGGCTGGCTGAGTGGGCTCCAACAGGGCTCAGGGAGAGGAGACGGCTCCCTGGACCAGCAGCAGCTCACTGACACAGACGTCCCTGTCATCGTGGACCGCTGCATGAGCTACATCACACAGCATG GTTTGAAGTCAGAGGGCATCTATCGGAGGTGTGGTGTGAACTCCAAGATCGCCGCCCTGCTGTTCTTTCTCCGCCATGATGCCCGGCAGGTCCGTCTGAGTGAAGAGGAGCGCCAGGTGGATGACGTGGCAAACGTCCTGAAGAGGTTCCTCAGGGAAGTGGGAGAGGGGGTTTTCAATGGCCATCAGGCCTCTCTGCCATGGCTCCACACCACTA CTATCAGTGAGATGAGTGAGAGAGTGTCCCAGTACCAGGCCCTCCTCCACAGCCTCCCCCGAGTCAACAGAGCCACTCTGGGGGCTGTCATCAACCACCTCTACTG CGTCCAGTGCTTTGCAGATGAGAATCAGATGAACATGCACAACCTGGCCATTGTGTTTGGTCCCACACTCTTCCAGATGGACGGCACTGATAACAGCGCAGGACAGGTGGTAGAGGATCTCATCCAGAACTACCAGGACATCTTCaat GTGGATGCAGAGCAGTTTCAGAGGCAGCTGGACATGATCTCGCATGTCATCAAAGCACAGAAGGAACACACAAAGGAG GGAAGCCCATCACCTCTCACCATCTGTGGGGTTTAcctggagaggaaggaggagggctcTGAGCTGCTGGTTCAG ATCTCCCAGGAAGTGAGTGCTGAGGAGCTGGTATGTAAGGTCCTGAGACGCAGGAACATCCCTCCACAGCAGGGGGACTACTGGAGCTGCTTCCTGGTCGACGACAACCAGGAGATAG AGCGTCCATTGCACTATCAGGAGCGAGCGCTGACTATCTATTTCTCTCTGGGTAAAGACTGTCATCTGGTGGTCAAGAAGAACTGCTACATGGAGGCCATTCTTACCTACATAG CAGGCAGGGTAGATGTGTCCCGAAACGGCCTGATCAAGTTCTGTGAAGAGAAAGGTCAAAGGGGTAAGGGAACCTTCAGCAGACGCCTCTGTGTGCTCAGTGGCTTGTCTCTAAGGCTGTACAAAGAAGTGAAG AGTTCTCAGCCTGAGAGGGAGTGTCCAGTCCATGCTCTGAAGGTCTACTGTGGTATCAAGAGGAAGTTACAGCCACCGTCATG CTGGGGGATGACTGTACTGTGTGAGAAGGCAGTACGAGACATACAGCAATG GTACCTGTGCTGTGAATCAAAGAACGAGCTGATCGAGTGGCTGGCCACTTTTATGAGGCTCcag CATGATTGTGATCTGTGGCCAGCAGCTTCCAGGCTAGATTCCTGA